The following proteins are co-located in the Seriola aureovittata isolate HTS-2021-v1 ecotype China chromosome 7, ASM2101889v1, whole genome shotgun sequence genome:
- the gask1a gene encoding uncharacterized protein gask1a isoform X1, producing the protein MAWRVWSKLCCGQKWLLLLYPLFLLLLTISVMTITLPLPSPPADIGRRSSSRALSSAGGFTSRPGVVKASPATAPEQPLTHIYDKSWRSRTGKQSNDKNSIERSHTDSRRKHKNKGVASKSKEISGAIQQPTPHHHPRLPQFTVNKGPEHRIKPSNHSAVVRPAAHTDIHLERSKSRAARFPAAVDTLTTDRRAAGGQAGRGRDRHTNRNAQIHGSRAGAKLAEIHQALGKHGHATKHSGKSDKEQQAVKKPFGDLKKHHNLSEGPSESQKDSESLDHRKASSRPQAAVKEDDSSWCRRFTEQDFPDGDHRRVRISPDLWPLPWLSKDDIQKMELLAGGAVVSKARVPAHGQVLQVSLEPQEQQQPPQRRVSHQQRQEQRHPETHTERCQRGRCSLIKRTDDWFEVFAFHLDRVLGLNRSLPAVLRTFHSDILPYRYITGTPRPVLWWDPDIQHLADRDNDQNSVPLSWVQYQKLLQVHCGSEEDLRSGRCVGVHHSEWGRLALFDFLLQVHDRLDRYCCGFTPDPTEVCVENLLHDKCDNTKDLLLVHILVRKADPSRLVFIDNAGRPHQSTNNLNFRLVEGIAEFPEKAVSVLQSGCLESLLLRSIYTDREFWDSQGGLSGLRPLIHEVEQRGKILLRHIRDRELQLNRDL; encoded by the exons gcCTGGAGAGTGTGGTCAAAGCTCTGCTGTGGTCAAAAATGGCTGCTCCTCCTGtaccccctcttcctcctcctcctcacaatCTCAGTGATGACTATCACTCTGCCCCTCCCCTCACCGCCTGCTGACATCGGCCGGCGGTCATCGTCCCGTGCCCTGAGCTCCGCTGGGGGGTTCACATCCAGGCCCGGGGTCGTAAAGGCTTCTCCAGCCACTGCCCCTGAGCAGCCACTCACTCACATCTACGACAAGTCCTGGAGAAGCAGGACTGGAAAACAGTCTAATGACAAGAACAGCATCGAGAGAAGTCACACAGACTCGCGccgaaaacacaaaaacaaaggcGTCGCTTCCAAAAGCAAAGAGATTTCAGGCGCCATCCAGCAGCCAACCCCTCATCACCATCCCCGTCTCCCACAGTTTACAGTCAACAAAGGGCCAGAGCATAGAATTAAACCAAGCAACCACAGTGCTGTGGTGAGGCCCGCTGCTCACACAGACATTCATCTTGAAAGGAGCAAATCCAGAGCAGCACGTTTCCCCGCTGCAGTAGATACGTTAACGACTGACAGACGAGCTGCAGGCGGACAGGCAGGCAGAGGCcgggacagacacacaaacaggaacGCGCAAATACATGGCAGCCGTGCAGGAGCAAAGTTAGCTGAAATTCACCAGGCTTTGGGTAAACACGGACATGCAACAAAGCACTCTGGGAAATCTGATAAGGAGCAGCAGGCTGTGAAAAAGCCCTTCGGGGATctcaaaaaacaccataatcTCTCAGAAGGTCCCTCTGAATCGCAGAAGGATTCAGAGTCGTTGGACCATAGGAAGGCATCGTCCAGGCCCCAGGCCGCCGTAAAGGAAGATGACAGCAGCTGGTGTCGGAGATTCACGGAGCAGGATTTCCCAGACGGTGACCACAGGAGGGTCAGGATTAGTCCAGATCTCTGGCCTCTTCCCTGGCTCAGCAAAGATGACATCCAGAAGATGGAGCTCCTCGCCGGGGGTGCGGTGGTCAGCAAGGCCAGGGTGCCTGCACACGGACAGGTGCTCCAGGTGTCACTGGAACCTCAGGAACAACAG CAGCCACCACAGAGGAGGGTCTCACATCAGCAGAGACAAGAGCAAAGACATCCAGAGACCCATACAGAGCGCTGCCAACGGGGGCGCTGCTCCCTGATCAAACGCACCGACGACTGGTTTGAGGTTTTTGCCTTCCACCTGGACAGAGTTCTGGGACTCAACAGAAGTCTCCCTGCGGTGCTGAGGACTTTCCACAGTGACATTCTACCGTATCGGTACATCACCGGCACCCCCAGACCTGTACTGTGGTGGGACCCGGATATTCAGCACCTCGCTGACAGAGACAATGACCAGAACTCAGTCCCACTCAGCTGGGTGCAGTaccagaagctgctgcaggtccACTGTGGGAGTGAAGAAGACCTGAGGTCAGGACGATGTGTGGGAGTCCACCACTCAGAGTGGGGGAGACTGGCTCTCTTTGACTTCTTATTACAG gTACACGACCGTCTGGACAGGTATTGCTGCGGTTTCACACCTGATCcaacagaggtgtgtgtggagaaCCTGCTGCACGACAAGTGTGACAACACCAAGGATCTGCTGCTGGTTCACATCCTG gtgaggaAGGCAGATCCCTCCAGACTGGTGTTCATAGACAACGCCGGCAGACCACATCAGTCCACCAACAACCTCAACTTCAGGCTGGTTGAAGGGATTGCCGA GTTTCCAGAGAAAGCGGTGTCGGTGCTCCAGTCTGGATGCCTGGAGAGTCTTCTTCTGCGCTCCATATACACAGACAGGGAATTCTGGGACAGCCAAGGTGGGCTCAGCGGTCTCCGGCCTCTCATCCACGAGgtggagcagagagggaaaatCCTCCTCCGGCACATCAGGGACAGGGAGCTGCAGCTCAACAGGGATCTGTGA
- the gask1a gene encoding uncharacterized protein gask1a isoform X2 — MAWRVWSKLCCGQKWLLLLYPLFLLLLTISVMTITLPLPSPPADIGRRSSSRALSSAGGFTSRPGVVKASPATAPEQPLTHIYDKSWRSRTGKQSNDKNSIERSHTDSRRKHKNKGVASKSKEISGAIQQPTPHHHPRLPQFTVNKGPEHRIKPSNHSAVVRPAAHTDIHLERSKSRAARFPAAVDTLTTDRRAAGGQAGRGRDRHTNRNAQIHGSRAGAKLAEIHQALGKHGHATKHSGKSDKEQQAVKKPFGDLKKHHNLSEGPSESQKDSESLDHRKASSRPQAAVKEDDSSWCRRFTEQDFPDGDHRRVRISPDLWPLPWLSKDDIQKMELLAGGAVVSKARVPAHGQVLQVSLEPQEQQPPQRRVSHQQRQEQRHPETHTERCQRGRCSLIKRTDDWFEVFAFHLDRVLGLNRSLPAVLRTFHSDILPYRYITGTPRPVLWWDPDIQHLADRDNDQNSVPLSWVQYQKLLQVHCGSEEDLRSGRCVGVHHSEWGRLALFDFLLQVHDRLDRYCCGFTPDPTEVCVENLLHDKCDNTKDLLLVHILVRKADPSRLVFIDNAGRPHQSTNNLNFRLVEGIAEFPEKAVSVLQSGCLESLLLRSIYTDREFWDSQGGLSGLRPLIHEVEQRGKILLRHIRDRELQLNRDL, encoded by the exons gcCTGGAGAGTGTGGTCAAAGCTCTGCTGTGGTCAAAAATGGCTGCTCCTCCTGtaccccctcttcctcctcctcctcacaatCTCAGTGATGACTATCACTCTGCCCCTCCCCTCACCGCCTGCTGACATCGGCCGGCGGTCATCGTCCCGTGCCCTGAGCTCCGCTGGGGGGTTCACATCCAGGCCCGGGGTCGTAAAGGCTTCTCCAGCCACTGCCCCTGAGCAGCCACTCACTCACATCTACGACAAGTCCTGGAGAAGCAGGACTGGAAAACAGTCTAATGACAAGAACAGCATCGAGAGAAGTCACACAGACTCGCGccgaaaacacaaaaacaaaggcGTCGCTTCCAAAAGCAAAGAGATTTCAGGCGCCATCCAGCAGCCAACCCCTCATCACCATCCCCGTCTCCCACAGTTTACAGTCAACAAAGGGCCAGAGCATAGAATTAAACCAAGCAACCACAGTGCTGTGGTGAGGCCCGCTGCTCACACAGACATTCATCTTGAAAGGAGCAAATCCAGAGCAGCACGTTTCCCCGCTGCAGTAGATACGTTAACGACTGACAGACGAGCTGCAGGCGGACAGGCAGGCAGAGGCcgggacagacacacaaacaggaacGCGCAAATACATGGCAGCCGTGCAGGAGCAAAGTTAGCTGAAATTCACCAGGCTTTGGGTAAACACGGACATGCAACAAAGCACTCTGGGAAATCTGATAAGGAGCAGCAGGCTGTGAAAAAGCCCTTCGGGGATctcaaaaaacaccataatcTCTCAGAAGGTCCCTCTGAATCGCAGAAGGATTCAGAGTCGTTGGACCATAGGAAGGCATCGTCCAGGCCCCAGGCCGCCGTAAAGGAAGATGACAGCAGCTGGTGTCGGAGATTCACGGAGCAGGATTTCCCAGACGGTGACCACAGGAGGGTCAGGATTAGTCCAGATCTCTGGCCTCTTCCCTGGCTCAGCAAAGATGACATCCAGAAGATGGAGCTCCTCGCCGGGGGTGCGGTGGTCAGCAAGGCCAGGGTGCCTGCACACGGACAGGTGCTCCAGGTGTCACTGGAACCTCAGGAACAACAG CCACCACAGAGGAGGGTCTCACATCAGCAGAGACAAGAGCAAAGACATCCAGAGACCCATACAGAGCGCTGCCAACGGGGGCGCTGCTCCCTGATCAAACGCACCGACGACTGGTTTGAGGTTTTTGCCTTCCACCTGGACAGAGTTCTGGGACTCAACAGAAGTCTCCCTGCGGTGCTGAGGACTTTCCACAGTGACATTCTACCGTATCGGTACATCACCGGCACCCCCAGACCTGTACTGTGGTGGGACCCGGATATTCAGCACCTCGCTGACAGAGACAATGACCAGAACTCAGTCCCACTCAGCTGGGTGCAGTaccagaagctgctgcaggtccACTGTGGGAGTGAAGAAGACCTGAGGTCAGGACGATGTGTGGGAGTCCACCACTCAGAGTGGGGGAGACTGGCTCTCTTTGACTTCTTATTACAG gTACACGACCGTCTGGACAGGTATTGCTGCGGTTTCACACCTGATCcaacagaggtgtgtgtggagaaCCTGCTGCACGACAAGTGTGACAACACCAAGGATCTGCTGCTGGTTCACATCCTG gtgaggaAGGCAGATCCCTCCAGACTGGTGTTCATAGACAACGCCGGCAGACCACATCAGTCCACCAACAACCTCAACTTCAGGCTGGTTGAAGGGATTGCCGA GTTTCCAGAGAAAGCGGTGTCGGTGCTCCAGTCTGGATGCCTGGAGAGTCTTCTTCTGCGCTCCATATACACAGACAGGGAATTCTGGGACAGCCAAGGTGGGCTCAGCGGTCTCCGGCCTCTCATCCACGAGgtggagcagagagggaaaatCCTCCTCCGGCACATCAGGGACAGGGAGCTGCAGCTCAACAGGGATCTGTGA